The DNA window attaaaaaaaaaaatttggtatAATTGGGGTGAAGACTAGTCTTCTATGATAAAAGAACCATCCATTTTGAGCTATCACTTGACCATTGACTTGAGAGTTTGAGTAATTGGGTGCATAAGTAGCGAATCGCTTGTTTGCCTTGATTCATGCTATTTACCCAAGTGAGATTTTGAGCCTTCAATTCTTTCATGTGTGTTTTATCATCAATTGTGCatgtgtttctagaacttgctcctggtCTTCTTGAGTCTACAAAGTGACCTTAAATATAGGGGAAGATGTTAGGCCATCGTTGTTAGCCTCATTTTTACCTAAACACTAACCTTAGTATATAACACCCTTGTTAGCCAAGTTTGAGCCTTAAGCCTTTTCTTTTGTCAAGCTAATCAAGTGGATTGGGAATCCTAGACTCTAAATTTGTTGAGATTTGAAAAAGAAGAGTTGGGAAAGTATAATTGAAAAAGGTCGGTTGAGTTTGtacttagaaaaaaaaagtgaatgaaaaagaaaaaaaaaagtgagaaaaaaaaagaaaaaagaagaaagaaaaaaaaatttgtatataGAGAATAATTTGAGGTCTTTGGAAGTTGGGAagaaattagacaaagtctagttATTATCTAGAAGTGTTTTGAGAATGGTTGAAGTTAAAAGTTGATTGTTGTGATTTCTTGGGATTTTACGTTTTGGGAATTTCAGTCactttagccaaatatttcctcatcttaccaaagagcctacattataacctaaataaaagacctttcggactctTGATTTATTGTCACACGAGGTAGAGGAGAGGTCAGACATtgagcaagcttatggtaaacCATGCATTTGTGCTTGATTTGAGTGACTACTTGATACGTTATACACTTTTTAGTGAGGTgaatatacacacatatatacatcccgAGTGAAGTACGAATCCAAGGTGATATACGAGTTAGTAGCAAAGGTGCATCACGTGTGGCCCCAGcgagcgccacgtcgcgcgggcgcgtggcgagacggctcgccatccgtctcggtgggacgagCGTCTCGGCGGGATGGTGAAGCGTCCCACGTCCATCTCGTttcggagggacgagataagagacagACACCCACGAGATGCATTGGGGTGGTCACCCCGCCAAATATGGATGTTTTCAACTTGTATATGATTCCTCCAAAAAAATAGGCTTAAATATTCACAACATGCCAAACTGTATTTTGTCCTCTCCTAAAGCAGCATCATTGACTTTCTAGCTTCTACATACATCCAGATATTGACATTTCATTTATtcagtaataataataaacaaagAAAACTTCAAAATGATGAGTAAGAGGAAATTGAACTTTTCGTTTtagcttagagcatccacaatgacgAGTAAGAGGAAATTGAACTTTTCGTTTTAGCTTAGAGCATCTACAGTGgttatagcccagcaatagctcagtcatagcctaACCACAAACtactcctgccacatcatcaatactaaaaatcctcctgccacatcagaaatagcccagccacatcaatagccacatcactaataacacaatatacggaatttaatttacgagacatatacgggaaacattaataatactattttaattttataaaaaaagtacaataaattaaaaaaagtacaaaatttttaaaaaagtacattaataaaaaaaattacattcaaaatcgtaaaaagtacattacttaaaaaaaatcactcgtcGGCTCCCTCGCgtatgaaaatgaagtgcaaatcgcgtatatatagtgtttcgaaaataaaaaataaaaataaaaaatccgctgggctatgcgctgggcgatccgggcgctgcaatggagccgagcggatcgcccagcggatTTTGACCGCCTAGCTCTAGGCGAAATTAATTTCCGGAAAatcgctcggcggttttcggctcctccaatggttcgcctagcgaccgcctagcgccggcgctcggcttggcggtgcgctaggctccattgtggatgctcttagatatCTAcctttaaattttcaaaatataattcCAGCCTTTTCTTACGCATATAAAcaaacttttaatttttataataaaacaatGCAATCACAAGATTTATGAACAAATCTTTTTTTCTCCGCATTcctaatatattaaataataatgataTACTCCTAATTTGATGCTTGGATATGCATGCCAAGAGTCGGCattacaaattttaattttagaatatattcgcaagtcaaataaaaaaaaagaattaactttgaacatgaaataaaaaaaaatatatataaaggaGAGGAAACAGTCTGCAGCTCGAACCAGTACCTAATTAAGCTTACCTCTCTCCGACCGATTCCCAAATCATTGTATAACCTTGCGACGAAAGCAACGACGACGTTTGCGTAATCTGTGGAGCCATTTATATGTATTCGATTGAATTCTCATCAAATTGAAATTCATACACGATACTATTGCTATAGTTTCcctttttgggaaaaaaataatcCACAGCCGCAATTAAGGCTTCCTGTGTTGTTTTTATTTGATTAGGATTAGTTGAATTCCGCCGCAACCTCGCTTATTTTTATCTGTAGATCTGAAATCTGAGTAGGTTTTGTTTCTGAATTTATTTGAATCGTGTTATTTGATTGAGTGAGAGAATGGTAGATTCGCCGTCGGAGGCTGAACCTGACGAATGTGATACCGAACCGGAATTCGTTGAGGTTGATCCATCCGGTCGCTATGGTCGGGTTCGTACAATTCTACagtttttttctgattttttttgttgttgattgTTTTGAGTTATTGTTGTTGTTAAAAATTCACGAAGGAGTTTTGGTTTGTGTGATGTGTGCTTGATTTCGCAAGTGTTTGGATAACTAATCCTTGGTTATCATTTGTGGTACATATTTTTGCAGTATAAGGAGGTGCTTGGTAAAGGAGCTTTCAAAAAAGTGTATCCTATTCTGATTAATATAGTTCTAAATTTTCAGTTTTGGCTACAATTTTATGCATTTGCAGTATTTGAGTACAGATAGTGGTCTGTGTTAATCCTTAATTCGATGCTTGCAATATAGCTATAGAGCATTTGATGAATTGGAAGGAATTGAGGTGGCATGGAATCAGGTTAAAGTCTCTGATCTCTTGCGAAACTCGGTGGATTTGGAGCGGCTGTATTCTGAAGTGCACTTGCTTAAGACACTTAAGCATAAAAACATTATCAAATTCTACAACTCATGGATTGATACCGTGAACGAGCATATCAACTTCATTACTGAAATATTCACATCCGGGAATCTACGACAGTATGTCAATATCTTTActggttttgtttgtttatttttttatttgttttgtggtTATGAATGTAGAGATTTTCGAAGGAATATGCTTATGTGCCTGGCTGTTTGTGTAGGTATAGGAAGAAACATAAGCATGTTGATGTAAGGGCGTTGAAGAAATGGTCCAGACAAATCCTAGAGGGGCTTCTGTATCTTCATAGTCATGATCCTCCTGTTATTCATCGTGACCTGAAATGTGATAACATTTTTGTGAATGGAAATCAAGGAGAGGTTAAAATTGGCGATCTGGGGTTGGCTGCTATTCTTGAGCAGGCTCGTGCTGCTCACAGTGTAATTGGTAAGGTTCGATATTGTTATTTCTCTTTTCATGAATCACTTTTCTTATTCAATTTTGATGTTATTCTAGGAACACCTGAATTCATGGCACCAGAGCTTTATGAGGAGAATTATAACGAGCTTGTTGATATATATGCCTTTGGTATGTGCTTGCTGGAGCTAGTGACCCTTGAGTATCCATATGTTGAATGTACCAATGCTGCACAGATATATAAGAAAGTGACCTCTGTAAGTTATTCAttaattctttcttttctatATCAGCTTTCTCTAGGACCTGTTTAGAATGAGAAATTGAGAATGACATAGTTATCTCCCAAAAAAGTTACTGGTGACTTTGGATAACTCAccatgacaaagaaagagatgAGAATCATATAAAGCTGGTGGTGATGAAACAGATGGACTTAATATGCACTTCAATTTATAACATATTATCCAGTGTGCTTGTATTCTCTGGAATGATGCTTTATTGGTAGGATTTCTTTGAGTTTGTTTGGCTGTGAGATCTACCTATGTGTGTATAATACTATGTTCTTATGTACACAATTTGTCCATCTCATTCTGGCAACTCTTAGAAGAATAGAAGTAATATCCTTTACTGATgatcatttttgtttttatccGGTACATATttcttttaataatattattgcatGAACTTTGACAATTGAAGGAGCAGATTAACTCTTTCTAAATATATAATTGAATATCGCAGTTTCATAGTTGATTAATAATATATGTTCTAGCCTCATATAACTGACCTTTTTATCACTTTTCTGCTTGTTAAAGGGGATCAAGCCAGCATCACTTGTTAAAGTAAAGGATCCTGATGTCCGGATGTTCATAGAGAAATGCATTGCAAAAGTCTCTGATCGAATGTCAGCCAAACAACTAATGATGGACCCATTTCTACTATCGGATGAGGATTATGGGATATCTCGCTCTTTACACAATTCTTCAGGTAAAGTTTGCATTTCTTTGTTCATTGTTTGCATTGAAATCGCCTTCCTTCGTTACTGACTATATGTACAGGTGATAATGCCAACCATTTCGATGCTGAAAATCACCACGAAGACACCCTGTTTGAGGGCAGTCTCGATTTCGTGGTGCAGGGGCAAAGAAAAGACCAAAACACAATATTCTTGAAACTTCGCATAGTGGATTCGTCAggttcttttttcttatttctttgtCCAATACTTGTTTAGAGCAACAAAGTGTTCTGGCATGGATATAATCaatcttattttctttattagCTCAGGTCATATTCGGAACATTCACTTCCCATTTGATATTGAGATAGATACCTCGACTGACGTTGCTAGTGAAATGGTTGAAGAGCTGGCTTTAACCGATCATGATGTCTCAGTTGTTGCTGCAATGATTGATTCTGAAATTCAGTCCCATATTCCTGATTGGTCACCAAGAGAAGTATCTGGCAGAAATAAAGCAACTGTAGAAGAAAGTGCTTCTAGGCCCGCTTCTCCAGCAACCACTGATTCATCCAATGCAATTGTTATGGAAAGACTTCCATCTGGACGCAAGTATTGGCACGACTCACCAAAAGATAGTGCTGAAAACTCTCCACATTTACCTGGCCCTTCTAACTTGTTGCTGCCAGAATCAATTCTCTCTAGAGACAGTTGGTCTGACGAAAATAATCAATCTCCTGTTGGTCATAGGGATAACATTAGTTCGTACGAAGGTTCCCCTCTCATGCATGTGACTAATTTACGATCTGGTGATGTTAACCATGGTCATCATGATGATGGATCAGATGACGAGTCACCATCTTTGGGAGATAATACAATTTCAACTGGAAATGAATCGGATGACATAAAGGACATTATCGAGAAGCTTGAGCATATGCTGGATGATCAGCAGAAGGAGCTACAAGAACTTAAGAAGAAGCATGAAGTAGCAATTACTGATATTCTAAATGAACTTCCCGAGGAGATCCGTATGAGAATTCTCAGAATATGCAACCAGAACAGATCAGAACATAACTTTCATTACAGAGGGACACCACTTGAAGACTGAATTGT is part of the Salvia splendens isolate huo1 chromosome 22, SspV2, whole genome shotgun sequence genome and encodes:
- the LOC121787559 gene encoding probable serine/threonine-protein kinase WNK3 isoform X2 yields the protein MVDSPSEAEPDECDTEPEFVEVDPSGRYGRYKEVLGKGAFKKVYRAFDELEGIEVAWNQVKVSDLLRNSVDLERLYSEVHLLKTLKHKNIIKFYNSWIDTVNEHINFITEIFTSGNLRQYRKKHKHVDVRALKKWSRQILEGLLYLHSHDPPVIHRDLKCDNIFVNGNQGEVKIGDLGLAAILEQARAAHSVIGTPEFMAPELYEENYNELVDIYAFGMCLLELVTLEYPYVECTNAAQIYKKVTSGIKPASLVKVKDPDVRMFIEKCIAKVSDRMSAKQLMMDPFLLSDEDYGISRSLHNSSGDNANHFDAENHHEDTLFEGSLDFVVQGQRKDQNTIFLKLRIVDSSGHIRNIHFPFDIEIDTSTDVASEMVEELALTDHDVSVVAAMIDSEIQSHIPDWSPREVSGRNKATVEESASRPASPATTDSSNAIVMERLPSGRKYWHDSPKDSAENSPHLPGPSNLLLPESILSRDSWSDENNQSPVGHRDNISSYEGSPLMHVTNLRSGDVNHGHHDDGSDDESPSLGDNTISTGNESDDIKDIIEKLEHMLDDQQKELQELKKKHEVAITDILNELPEEIRMRILRICNQNRSEHNFHYRGTPLED
- the LOC121787559 gene encoding probable serine/threonine-protein kinase WNK3 isoform X1, with translation MVDSPSEAEPDECDTEPEFVEVDPSGRYGRYKEVLGKGAFKKVYRAFDELEGIEVAWNQVKVSDLLRNSVDLERLYSEVHLLKTLKHKNIIKFYNSWIDTVNEHINFITEIFTSGNLRQYRKKHKHVDVRALKKWSRQILEGLLYLHSHDPPVIHRDLKCDNIFVNGNQGEVKIGDLGLAAILEQARAAHSVIGKVRYCYFSFHESLFLFNFDVILGTPEFMAPELYEENYNELVDIYAFGMCLLELVTLEYPYVECTNAAQIYKKVTSGIKPASLVKVKDPDVRMFIEKCIAKVSDRMSAKQLMMDPFLLSDEDYGISRSLHNSSGDNANHFDAENHHEDTLFEGSLDFVVQGQRKDQNTIFLKLRIVDSSGHIRNIHFPFDIEIDTSTDVASEMVEELALTDHDVSVVAAMIDSEIQSHIPDWSPREVSGRNKATVEESASRPASPATTDSSNAIVMERLPSGRKYWHDSPKDSAENSPHLPGPSNLLLPESILSRDSWSDENNQSPVGHRDNISSYEGSPLMHVTNLRSGDVNHGHHDDGSDDESPSLGDNTISTGNESDDIKDIIEKLEHMLDDQQKELQELKKKHEVAITDILNELPEEIRMRILRICNQNRSEHNFHYRGTPLED